Sequence from the Hirundo rustica isolate bHirRus1 chromosome 9, bHirRus1.pri.v3, whole genome shotgun sequence genome:
ATGGACTGCCATGCTCTCAAAAGGTGCCTGTGCATTCTGAGACTTTTGAAAGCAAGTGTGGCTGAGTACATGGATCCAACACTGCCTGGGATTGTTCACTGTACAGAGTATAAATACAGAGTATGGCTGTGCTAATTAACAGTTGCATATTCAGCATGTGTCATTTCACCAGCTAAATCAAAGGTGCAGTCCAGAGCGGGGCTTCCTGTTTATTTACTCCATTGCAATGATGAACATAAACCTGCATTTTTAGCCTGGTGCAGCATAATAGGCAGTGTTCATTTAGTCTTTAATATAAAACCATTTTCTGAACCACAATTCACTAAAAGCAGTTTATATAAATCAAGTTAATTAGGTTTTGGCAGTTTCTTTGGACACAGTCAGAATGCCTCCATGTTATTTCAACTTCCCCATTTTTACTTAAACATAATGGGGAAACAAATTCAGATTCCCACTTACCTGTAACAAGCTCCAGAGCCTGGAATAAAACCTCTGGACTCTGAACTATCAACCCAACAGCCAGAACTGTTGCCTTTTCCCACTGGCCCTGGCCTCCCTGCCTGAAACACCGCATCCACGAGTTGTATATAAAAAGAACAATGGAGTCAAGCTGTTGGAAAGTCAAACTTGtagaaaaaaggttttgttaCAGCTGATGGAGCTGTGTCCTTTCCGAGACTGTTTCAGATTTTGGGGCAGACTGGAGTTTTTCCACCTGGGAGGCCAAGGGGAACACCTGGGACTCAACACCTGCCTCGTCTGCTTCCCCTCAGCCGCCAGCAGGACGGTCCCACGCCTTTTCCTGGTGGCCCCACTGATGGCACCTGCTCACGCTCCGCCTCTGGTTtgtccagctcctccagccggaagcagagcaggaggggaacTCCCAGGTCCCCGTGTGGTTCCTTCATGGTAAGGGGTGCAAGGAGTGATGAGCAGCACTGTGATATGTCAGACAAAACCAGGCTGCTTCCAGCTGTGCGAACACCTGGAAACCATTCCCCTGCTGCTGTAAGGAAGGCTTtcagctggggagggctgggtgGCCCATCAAGAACCACTCCATGGTCTGTCACCCCACCCTGCTCACCTCCTGCTTCGCAGAGCCCCAGGAGTCCCCTCGGAGCCTGGAAGGCACGAGTCAGGCTCGTCCCCTGGGGAACAGCACCAGCCACGGGGCCACAAATGCTTCGATTGCACGTTCCcatttttaaacaggaaaaattaaaacacacaaaGAGCCTGTGCTGGAATTCTATGTCGTTTTCCAGGTGACACCTGGCTGCTCATCCCAATACTGAATATGTTTTCTTGGATATCAGGGCCTCACTTCTACCCAAAGAGGTCTCCATTTGTTTATTAACAAATAAGTTACTATTAAAAGTCATAGCTCATCCTTTTCCATCATTTCAAATGCTTCTATATCTTCATTCCAGTCTGCTAATATGGATTCCATAGGCTGGACTTTACTATCCCAGTGAGTTTTAGAATTGGCCTCTGTCTGGGTGTTTTCTTCCTGAGGCTGGCTGTCCCCTGGTGTGCATGCTGGCTCCGGAGCACCGGCCCCTGCAGGTCCAGGGGCGTGGGGATCCGGATCTGCCGTGGAAACACTGGCActgtctgtgctggcaggggaCAAAGGATCAGGGTCACCAACAGCAGAGCTTTCTACTCCTTCTTCAGGCTCCTCGCTGACTGCTCCAGCATCCTGAGATTCTGAAGGAGCTTCCTCGGAACTTGGTTTGTGTGAATCATTTTCAGATGACTTCTGGTCCATATTTTCAATTTCCAAGtctttgaaaggaaagaaaaaaaaaaagttaaaacaacTGCAGGAATGCAGCATTTTATTATGTATTCCAAAATCAAGGTCACTTCCCTTGGCCTTATTTCTTCAAGGAAGAGCAGAATTTCCAGTGATAGGAAAATTTAATGGTACTGAGGAATGTATTTTACAGAGGTTTAGGAGGGAAGtcttttaaacacattttacaTGAAGGCAAACAATATATTGAGGCTCATTTTGGTTCCTCAAACTTCAGGAAAGACTTATGGGTCAGTGCCAGTTACCCTCCTTCAGCCTTAAGCAAATACCCACTGCGTGCACTGAACTTTAATGCTGGATTTTAAAGCACTCCCAGATCCACCAAGATCCCACATCGGAGCACATGGGAGTTGGACAGAGTTTCCTAAGTTTACTGAACTGTGCATCTGAGAGAGCCAAAGCCAGAGGCTCCCCATGCAAAGCAAGTAACACACATCTCTCATGTCCCAGCTTAGCTCCCAACAACTGCCCAACTGAGTCATGCACCCACACTCTGGGTCTGATGTTCATGGCTATAAGCAGGACACTGAGACTTTGGGATTTTTAGGGAATCTTAACTGCACAAGCCACTGTTGACATGGGATACTTACTGCTATCAATAATGTAGTTTGGAATCATTTTACCTTTAAAGATTGTTGCTGGGATTCCAAACGGAAGCACAAGGAGGGGGGAAGAAGCAAATAATGGATTACAAACtctcaaaaaaaatctctaaccTTGTATTTAGCGTTTTGTCAGAGCACTTAGCACAGTTATAAACAGGAGGGATTTGTAAATTAGGAAGAAACAAGGCAAGATTTTGGCATATCCCCTTTGCAAATaggctgatttttttgttcttaccTACTCTTCTTGGACACAGCAGTGCTACAAGGAAGGCTTACAAGAGGGAAATCTGGAATTTTCTGCTGCATTCAAACATTTCAACTGGGAATGTATTAGCTTGCAATTTTCTTGCATTATACAAGAACACCCACAAAACATTTGAGGTCAGCAGACTTATTTCCCATGTTAACCACTTCTCCTTAGATAGGCAAAATAGTTCTAGCACTTGTCTCTCCTTTTGGGTCTCAGGAATGTCACTGGGGATCTTGGTGAGGAGAGATGCTCACAATGTAGGGCGTTGGAAACACACTGTTCCTGATGCTGCTTCAAAGCAGCTGATGACAAAAAGGGttcaaaagaaatccaaaagGCTGGATTTTCTCATGAACCAAAGTGACATTTAGGAACAGCATTTCTGGATGTTACCTAGTGGGGGGAGTGGATATCAATGACATCTCTCAGATAATGGCTtgcttaattaaaaatgaattcCAGTGTcaaacagaaaaccacagcACCTCTGGGCTGCAGTGCAAATCACTCCTGTCCATTTTCCACTGTGCCACGGCACAGATGGGAGCTGGATTTACATAAATCACCTCTAACCTTACCTCTGTCTTTTGCTTTATCAGAAAGGAGCACCTCCACAGCCTCATACTCCCGGATGGCATCCAGGATGATGTTCCCTTCCTTGTTGAAGAGGAAGAGCATGGGAATGGTGATGTCATCTGTGTTCTTGCCATCCCCAGCCATTTGGAAGAGAGgggctgtgtcactgctgctgccctcgTTGTCATCTAGGCAGAGCGCACCGGAGGAAGGCAAACTTCCCATTAGATCAGCTGAACTTGGAGCAGCCTCCCCTGCCCAGTCACTTCACAGCAAACCCCAACCTGGGGTGTTTTTCTCCACTTTTCATTTCTATCCCGATTCCTCCTCAGCACTTAGTACTGACAGCACCCTGCAATCCTTAAAGTAGCAATTTTTAATCTGCAAAAACACTGACAACCCCCCATTCCAACTTGTGTCTACACAGACCCAGACAAACCCCGAACATTCTCTTCATCTTCTGAGAGCACAATTGCTGTGCTTCTCTGCTTAAAGTTTGTCAGCTTTCCTGTATCTTCAAATCTGTAAAATTAGGTTACATTTACACAAATTAGGAACTTGGAATTGTATTTACCAATGACAATGCCTCCTATTGCTCCAGCTTTCTGAATGTTTCGTGCCTTTTCAGCAAACATGCACTGGCCTCTCTGCATCAAAgcaattttctctttcactgcCTCAGGATTAGTGATCTCTGAGCATCCATTATATGGCTTAATGGTTGCAACGAATCCTCTTGTctatttggaaaaaacaaaaacaaatagaGAATTAGAGCACTATGGTCATGATTGTGAAAGATTCCCGAGTATTTCTGTTCCTTCAGTCACTCTAATGCATTTAGTGTTGTCTTGTGTCAGTGCAGACAATCTGTGCCCTGAAACTGGAGCTCAAGAAGCAATGAATGACTGAATAAAAACCTAATTCTCATCATCAGTGTGGTTTGTCTATACCTGGGAAGTGTTGTCTCTGTGAACTGCTGGTCTGGAAATCCTCTTTGGGGCTGCAACGTGGGTTTTCCTACTGCTTCCCACAGGGACCCCTGCCTCTGTGGTACTGCCCTCTTCCATCTACAGAGCCTTCTAGAAAAGCTTACATTAGAACAACTTGCTCTAACTCTAAAAAgcttctgccagctcctggctgaCATAGAAGGGAAACTTCCTCTAAATCACCATCTCCTTAGCTGTGCACTGCAGACTGGGTAAGCTTGCTTTGCAACTCACGCTGTGCGTGTGTTTTAAATCCTAAAGCATGGCTGATGACTCAGGAGCAGAGTACAGACAGATAAGCCACTCATCCCCACGACTGTCACTGCTGTCATTGTCACCACTGGGCCCTGTCGTTTTAACCACTGTAATTAACTGATTACCTGGAGGACCAGCTGGATGCCCTCAAACAGCAGTACTGTAAATTGAGGCTTGTGCAACAGGGAAAGGAACAGACACACCCACACCTCACATACCCCTGCTTTGTGTTTGGACAAGTCCATCCCAAACTGTGCTGGCCCAGCAGTCAGGACCACCCTGCCAAAGAAGGGGTGGGAAACAATCTGCACAGCACgaggagggagctgctgctctttctgctgctggctggagagTTCGATCATTTCCTGCATGAACCGTAAGCCGTCCTCAGCATCGAGGGAACTCGCTGCCTGCAGAGAAAAGAATCAATAAACAATTTTATCTTAAATGTTTGAGGAACTTGGgggaaaagaaactgaagttGTGTTTGCTCAGACCAATGCTACAAAGGCTTCAACACACAGGGTGGATGCTCACTTCCACTCATGTATGGTCACACAAAATGTTTAACACTTGCACCACCCAGGAAactaaaaatatacaaatatatagaCCTCATAAAGAGATGGCAGTATCGCAGGCTGAAAGCAGTGTTTCAACATGCTGTTGGCTACATTCACTTCAACATGAGCAGCCTCCACCTAATTTAGTGGAAGACTAGTTGAAAGTGTTGCTGAGGCAAAATATTAACAGGTATCAGCCTGCTAAATATAGCTACAATATCCAGCTCCTGTGCCTCCTTCCACATGGTGGCTGTCCCTCCTGAAACTCCAGGAGTCAAGTATCATTGCTAGGAGGACTTTGCTAAGATCTCTAAAGAACAAAATCCTGCCAGGTCATCTTACTTGCACTGCGTGCTGCACTAATTGTACTCGTCCATCTTTCAGATGGATCAAACTGACTCCCATCTTCTTCAGGATCTCCAAGTGCTCAGGATTACTGGCCATGAAATCTCTGGCTCTCAACGGTGGTTTTGGTCCACTTCCCAAACTCTCTTCTCTGCCAAAAGACATCAGAGATCAAAGATTTAAAAACCTGATTATCCTTGAAACAGAACTCTAGCGTTATCCCTGCTGTCACAAGATTGGAATTCTTGGTATACTGAGTGCAAGCTTCAGTGGTATGCAACTTCTCAATCAAGTTATCTTTTTAAAGTTGTCTGTATTATCAATAATTTTATAGTGCAAAAccttcccccccccgcccccagtACTGATAAGAAAACTGCCATAAACTCTCTTTCATTTGTAAATGGTCTGCATTACTGCAACAGTGACCAAACCCAGTGTGCCCCATACAGTTGCAACTCAGTTTTATTcatgaaatacaaatatagAAGAAGTGGTCAGGAGGACAAACTTTGTCAGCCTTAACACTGCCCTAAATTCCTCAAAAAATGTGGCAGCATAATTTCCTTACTACAAATAAGGCTTTGAGAATTGTTCAAGAGACtgcaaaaatattacaaatcaGAGAAACACACTTCCTGCAGCACTCCaagtgggagctgcagctgaggtATGCAGCTCACTCAGCTCCTTTTGCTTTGAAAGACTTGCTAATTCCAGCTGGAAACAAACTAAGTCTTGCTGAGGATGCCAGAGAAATCCGAAGTTATTTTTCCTGTGACCAGGAATCATCCCTTTGGCCCATCCCACAAGGactgccagctccagcccaccTCATGCTTCTTCCCCGCAGAGCAGACCCTGTTCCACTCAGTCCTGTGCTaacaaaaagagaggaaatgtcCATCTTACGCTCTGGAAATGCCCCTGGGACAGCTCTTATCCACCACATTCTTCAGAGGCTCACGGATGCTTTGGGCAAACATGGGATCATTTGGGAAGAGGATCTGGGTGTTCGGACAGCTCCAGTCAAAGTTGCTGTCATCCAGCTCTGTGTACTCTGTGCTCTAAAATGAAAGatacagagtaaaaaaatgCAGGTTATATTTTTACATAAAGAACATCAACAGGTAAGCCTAACTTA
This genomic interval carries:
- the EDEM3 gene encoding ER degradation-enhancing alpha-mannosidase-like protein 3 isoform X3, with amino-acid sequence MHIAIIWFSLTLIDTLDTLVVLNKTKEFEEAVKKVIKDVNLDNDIVVSVFETNIRVLGGLLGGHSVAIMLKEKGEYMQWYNGELLHMAKELGYKLLPAFNTTSGLPYPRVNLKFGVRHPEARTGTETDTCTACAGTLILEFAALSRFTGTSIFEEYARKALDFIWEKRQRSSNLVGVTINIHTGDWVRKDSGVGAGIDSYYEYLLKAYVLLGDDSFLERFNTHYDAIMRYISQPPLLLDVHIHKPMLNARTWMDSLLAFFPGLQVLKGDIRPAIETHEMLYQVIKKHNFLPEAFTTDFRVHWAQHPLRPEFAESTYFLYKATGDPYYLEVGKTLIENLNKYARVPCGFAAMKDVRTGSHEDRMDSFFLAEMFKYLYLLFADKEDMIFDIEDYIFTTEAHLLPLWLSTTNQTISKKNTSTEYTELDDSNFDWSCPNTQILFPNDPMFAQSIREPLKNVVDKSCPRGISRAEESLGSGPKPPLRARDFMASNPEHLEILKKMGVSLIHLKDGRVQLVQHAVQAASSLDAEDGLRFMQEMIELSSQQQKEQQLPPRAVQIVSHPFFGRVVLTAGPAQFGMDLSKHKAGTRGFVATIKPYNGCSEITNPEAVKEKIALMQRGQCMFAEKARNIQKAGAIGGIVIDDNEGSSSDTAPLFQMAGDGKNTDDITIPMLFLFNKEGNIILDAIREYEAVEVLLSDKAKDRATIFKGKMIPNYIIDSNLEIENMDQKSSENDSHKPSSEEAPSESQDAGAVSEEPEEGVESSAVGDPDPLSPASTDSASVSTADPDPHAPGPAGAGAPEPACTPGDSQPQEENTQTEANSKTHWDSKVQPMESILADWNEDIEAFEMMEKDEL